From Capra hircus breed San Clemente chromosome 1, ASM170441v1, whole genome shotgun sequence, the proteins below share one genomic window:
- the LOC102177756 gene encoding histone-lysine N-methyltransferase SETMAR-like isoform X2: MEMMLEKKQIRAIFLFEFKMGHKAAETTRNINNAFGPGTAKERTVQWWFKKFRKGDESLEDDERSARPSEVDNDQLREIIDADPLKTTRKIAEELKVNHSTVVRHLKQIGKVKKLNKWVPHELTEIQKNRRFEVSSSLILRNNNEPFLDRIVTCHEKWILSDNRQPPAQRLDRGKTLNLYQKKIMVTVWWSAAGLIHYSFLNPGETITSEKYAQQIIEMHQKLQHLQPALVNKKGPVLLHDNTRPHVAQPALQKFNELGYEVLPHPPYSPDLLPTDYHFFKHLDNFLQGKHFHNQQDAENAFQEFVESRSTGFYATGINELISRWQKCVDCNGSYFD; encoded by the coding sequence atggaaatgatgttagagaaaaagcaaattcgagcgattttcttatttgagttcaaaatgggtcataaagcagcagagacaactcgcaacatcaacaatgcatttggcccaggaactgctaaggaACGTACGGTGCAGTGGTGGTTTAAGAAGTTtcgcaaaggagatgagagccttgaagacgACGAGCGTAGTGCacggccatcagaagttgacaacgaCCAATTAAGAGAAATCATCGATGCCGATCCTCTTAAAACTACACGAAAAATTGCCGAAGAACTCAAGGTCAACCATTCTACGGTCGttcggcatttgaagcaaattggaaaggtgaaaaagctcaataagtgggtacctcatgagctgactgaaattcaaaaaaatcgtcgttttgaagtgtcatcttctcttattctacgcaacaacaatgaaccatttctcgatCGAATTGTGACATGCcacgaaaagtggattttatctGATAACCGGCAACCACCAGCTCAGAGATTGGATCGAGGGAAAACACTGAACTTGTACCAAAAAAagatcatggtcactgtttggtggtctgctgccggCCTTATCcactatagctttctgaatcctggcgaaaccattacatctgagaagtatgctcaacaAATCattgagatgcaccaaaaactacAACACCTacagccagcattggtcaacaaaaagggcccagttcttctccacGACAACACTCGACCACATGTCGCACAACCAGCCCTTCAGAAGTTTAATGAATTGGGctacgaagttttgcctcatccaccatattcacctgacctcttacCAAcagactaccacttcttcaagcatctcgacaactttttgcagggtaaacacttccacaaccagcaggatgcagaaaatgctttccaagaatttGTTGAATCCCGAAGCACAGGTTTTTACGCTACAGGAATAAACGAACTTATTTctcgttggcaaaaatgtgttgattgtaatggttcctattttgactaa
- the LOC102177756 gene encoding histone-lysine N-methyltransferase SETMAR-like isoform X1, with protein MPKRKVISAEGSVKEETMEMMLEKKQIRAIFLFEFKMGHKAAETTRNINNAFGPGTAKERTVQWWFKKFRKGDESLEDDERSARPSEVDNDQLREIIDADPLKTTRKIAEELKVNHSTVVRHLKQIGKVKKLNKWVPHELTEIQKNRRFEVSSSLILRNNNEPFLDRIVTCHEKWILSDNRQPPAQRLDRGKTLNLYQKKIMVTVWWSAAGLIHYSFLNPGETITSEKYAQQIIEMHQKLQHLQPALVNKKGPVLLHDNTRPHVAQPALQKFNELGYEVLPHPPYSPDLLPTDYHFFKHLDNFLQGKHFHNQQDAENAFQEFVESRSTGFYATGINELISRWQKCVDCNGSYFD; from the coding sequence actatggaaatgatgttagagaaaaagcaaattcgagcgattttcttatttgagttcaaaatgggtcataaagcagcagagacaactcgcaacatcaacaatgcatttggcccaggaactgctaaggaACGTACGGTGCAGTGGTGGTTTAAGAAGTTtcgcaaaggagatgagagccttgaagacgACGAGCGTAGTGCacggccatcagaagttgacaacgaCCAATTAAGAGAAATCATCGATGCCGATCCTCTTAAAACTACACGAAAAATTGCCGAAGAACTCAAGGTCAACCATTCTACGGTCGttcggcatttgaagcaaattggaaaggtgaaaaagctcaataagtgggtacctcatgagctgactgaaattcaaaaaaatcgtcgttttgaagtgtcatcttctcttattctacgcaacaacaatgaaccatttctcgatCGAATTGTGACATGCcacgaaaagtggattttatctGATAACCGGCAACCACCAGCTCAGAGATTGGATCGAGGGAAAACACTGAACTTGTACCAAAAAAagatcatggtcactgtttggtggtctgctgccggCCTTATCcactatagctttctgaatcctggcgaaaccattacatctgagaagtatgctcaacaAATCattgagatgcaccaaaaactacAACACCTacagccagcattggtcaacaaaaagggcccagttcttctccacGACAACACTCGACCACATGTCGCACAACCAGCCCTTCAGAAGTTTAATGAATTGGGctacgaagttttgcctcatccaccatattcacctgacctcttacCAAcagactaccacttcttcaagcatctcgacaactttttgcagggtaaacacttccacaaccagcaggatgcagaaaatgctttccaagaatttGTTGAATCCCGAAGCACAGGTTTTTACGCTACAGGAATAAACGAACTTATTTctcgttggcaaaaatgtgttgattgtaatggttcctattttgactaa